ACACTGGATCAATTTGGTCTTGCGTCCTTCCAGTCGTAACCTTCAGCGTTCCAGTTAACTCCCCTAAGTCGTCCCATGTTACCTGTTCTTCGTTAATCCCTGTTTCCTGTGGACCATACGTTTCGTATGGATCATCCCTAGATCCAAATCCAAGAAAGTCAGTACATCCTGCAATTCCGGCTACACCAGCAGCACTTGTAGCGGCAAGAAAACGCCGTCTATCTGTCGATTTCGCGCAACTTAGATGGTTGCTGTCTTCCATGAAAGGTTTTTAGGCTAACCTAAACATATAATACATTCGATTTTCTGTCACATATTCTTATATCATAATGTTTTTAGGGAGTCCTAAACGTTAGTGAGATAATACACTGAATATGAAATGCCGCCGCTATCAACCTTCTATTCGCTCAAACTACACCTACAAATCCGCTCAGCATTTGAGAAGGTGGTATCGATGACGGCATCCCATTCATCAAAGTATACACACCAGCATCCGGTATCTGAACAGATTCATAAATCCATAGATCAGGATAAAGCGGATGCAGATTCCATCTTACAGCTTGACAACCTCTCAAAGAAGTTCGCGTCTGAACAAGCTGTGTCAGAGTTCGATCTCACTATCGATGAAGGAGAGATCATGACACTGCTTGGCCCCTCTGGCTGTGGAAAAACAACAACACTTCGTACGATTGCTGGCCTTGAGCGCCCGACCACTGGTCGTATTCGATTGGACGGAAGCACTGTTTCTGGTCCGGATACATTCGTTCCTCCTGAGAAACGCGATATTGGAATTGTGTTTCAGGACTACGCGCTTTTCCCGCACATGACCGCTGCAGAGAACATTGCTTTTGGAATCGACCACTGGGAGTCGTCCCGACGCCAGCAGCGAATTGATATGTTACTTGAGCTCGTCGGCCTCCCGGAGCAAAAAGAAAGCTATCCAGAAGAACTATCTGGTGGCCAGAAACAGCGGATTGCCCTAGCCCGTGCTTTAGCTCCTGAACCCGAGGTGTTACTTCTCGATGAGCCTTTCTCGAATCTTGACCGCGATCTCCGGGTGACGATGCGTGAGGAGGTCCGACAAATACTCAAGCAGACTGGTGTGACTGCCATCTTTGTCACACATGATCAAGAAGAAGCACTCTCAATCTCTGACCGGATAGCAGTTGTACATAATGGAACCATCGAACAGGTCGGTTGTCCCGAAGAAGTCTTCCAACATCCTAACTCACGGTTTGTTGCTGAATTCCTTGGCGATGCTGGCTTCCTCAGTGGCACTGTTGAGAAAGGTACTGTTGAGACTCCAATTGCGGATATTCCTGTTTCACAGATTCGAGGTCTTTCAGACGCATATAGTCAGACGGATGTTGATGTTCTTGTTCGACCAGACGACGTTATTGCGTTACCAGCAACAGAAGCCTCAATGGATGGCCGTGTCACCTATCGTAAATACTTGGGATCCATGATTCAGTATCGGGTTGAGCTATTAGATGGAACTACCATTGAGTGCATGCACAACCACTCTAACTCTGTCTCTCTCGGTGATCCGGTTACAATTGAATTAACCGCAGATCATCCTCTTTCTTGGTTCCCTTGTGACTGATTTCTGGTGAAGCTGTGTTTGATTCTCTTAGATTGGCCGCTTAACCGTATTGCCAACACTTTCTTTGCAAAGCATACGCATCTCTGAACAGTGAAGTTCACCGCAAAAAATAATGCGTGGGACCGGATTTGAACCGGCGGACCCCTACGGGACAGCGCCCTCAACGCTGCGCCGTTGGCCTGGCTTGGCTACCCACGCACTGTGTGCAATATAGAGTAGCCCGCTGGTGGTTAAAAGACCTTTCTTTTCTCTACCTTCTTCGTTAACTATTCTCTAACTCCAGATTGTCTTTGAGTATTTCACAGAAATTCAAGCCGGATGCCCCGAGGTTGTTGACACGAATATCAGAGAAGTATAAATCCATAGATGTTTTAGGAATCTCTAGTAATTGTATAACAGTGAAGCGTCGCCTTGCATTAGGACTCGCGGTTGCTGCTGTTGCACTTACAATACTCGTTGTGAGTGTCGGCTGGCAAGATGTACTTGATGCTATGCGAGATGCTGATCGGACGATCTTTTCACTCGCTTTCTTAGCCGTTATTGGGACATTGGCATTCAGAACGCTCTCATGGCATCAAGTCCTCCAGTCCGTTGAAAGGGCTGTCCCTCGTCGACAACTGTTCGGTATCTTCACCTCTGCAACCTTCATGAAATACGCAACACCGTATGGACAAGTTGCTGCAACCCCCGCAATTGCGTACGTTTTGTCACAAAACACAGGTGGAGAATTTGAAGGTGACTTTGCGGCTGTCGTCAGTGGCGACTTTATCAACTACGTTCCATACTATACGCTGGGAACTTTTGGACTTTTGTACCTGATTTTTGGTACGGCCTGGACATTTGATGTTACAGCTAGATTCTATCTTGTTCCGCTGATCTTCCTTGCAATTCTCGCAGGCTTTCTGTTTATCTGGTACCGTCGCGAGACCGTAGAGCGAGCTTTGCTATCGGTTGCTGACTGGAGCCGACGTGTTGTCGCTCGAGTCTCCCCTCGTGTTGCAGAGGCACTCAGCAAGGAGAATCTTCAGGATCGACTTCAGGGATTCTACAGCACACTTGATTTACTGGCA
This portion of the Salinarchaeum sp. IM2453 genome encodes:
- a CDS encoding ABC transporter ATP-binding protein, translating into MTASHSSKYTHQHPVSEQIHKSIDQDKADADSILQLDNLSKKFASEQAVSEFDLTIDEGEIMTLLGPSGCGKTTTLRTIAGLERPTTGRIRLDGSTVSGPDTFVPPEKRDIGIVFQDYALFPHMTAAENIAFGIDHWESSRRQQRIDMLLELVGLPEQKESYPEELSGGQKQRIALARALAPEPEVLLLDEPFSNLDRDLRVTMREEVRQILKQTGVTAIFVTHDQEEALSISDRIAVVHNGTIEQVGCPEEVFQHPNSRFVAEFLGDAGFLSGTVEKGTVETPIADIPVSQIRGLSDAYSQTDVDVLVRPDDVIALPATEASMDGRVTYRKYLGSMIQYRVELLDGTTIECMHNHSNSVSLGDPVTIELTADHPLSWFPCD
- a CDS encoding flippase-like domain-containing protein — encoded protein: MKRRLALGLAVAAVALTILVVSVGWQDVLDAMRDADRTIFSLAFLAVIGTLAFRTLSWHQVLQSVERAVPRRQLFGIFTSATFMKYATPYGQVAATPAIAYVLSQNTGGEFEGDFAAVVSGDFINYVPYYTLGTFGLLYLIFGTAWTFDVTARFYLVPLIFLAILAGFLFIWYRRETVERALLSVADWSRRVVARVSPRVAEALSKENLQDRLQGFYSTLDLLATDRRSILLALFFGHLGWIMLAVALYVTLYAIGSPIAFPLAMLAVALSKLGFLVPAPGGLGGVEATLAAVLVLTAGIGVAAATAGALLFRLAAYWFPFALGGIWTAVLSLRGFQSNRN